In a genomic window of Mageeibacillus indolicus UPII9-5:
- the rnpA gene encoding ribonuclease P protein component has product MTKLIVIKKNYEFSRVFRKGKRYIATTLSINVLPRPRLKYNRVAYAVGRNYGSSVRRNRLKRLAREAYRKYAYSCSCGYDIIITMRATESLPEFRQVADDLRVLLVRADILREQDEPRPESCTAGGTT; this is encoded by the coding sequence TTGACTAAATTAATAGTGATTAAAAAAAACTACGAATTCAGTCGAGTCTTTCGCAAAGGCAAAAGATATATTGCAACAACGTTGTCGATAAATGTTTTGCCTCGTCCGCGCCTCAAGTATAATCGAGTTGCATATGCGGTAGGGCGTAATTACGGCAGTAGTGTGCGACGCAATCGACTTAAGCGTTTAGCTCGCGAAGCTTACCGAAAATATGCTTATAGCTGTAGCTGCGGCTATGATATAATAATCACTATGCGGGCGACGGAAAGCTTGCCTGAATTTAGACAGGTAGCTGACGATTTGCGCGTATTGCTGGTCCGTGCCGATATTTTGCGTGAACAGGACGAACCTCGGCCGGAAAGTTGCACGGCGGGAGGGACGACGTGA
- the yidD gene encoding membrane protein insertion efficiency factor YidD: MRRILLYLIKCYQVGISPYRPACCKYLPTCSEYAQLAIKKYGALLGGTMALWRLLRCNPFSKGGYDPVK, translated from the coding sequence GTGAGACGGATTTTACTATATTTGATAAAATGCTATCAGGTAGGAATTTCACCGTATCGACCCGCTTGTTGCAAATATTTGCCGACATGCTCCGAATATGCTCAATTGGCAATAAAAAAATATGGAGCATTGCTCGGTGGAACTATGGCGTTATGGCGCCTTTTACGTTGCAATCCGTTCAGCAAAGGCGGATATGACCCGGTCAAGTAA